One genomic window of Oncorhynchus clarkii lewisi isolate Uvic-CL-2024 chromosome 5, UVic_Ocla_1.0, whole genome shotgun sequence includes the following:
- the LOC139408452 gene encoding poly(ADP-ribose) glycohydrolase isoform X1, translating to MFLGSLSCWKVNLRPQSEVLSALDQVLIKIALYFAPLIFPLILTSLPVPASEKHPHSVMLPPPCFPVGIADRNNSFQMKAVMQNKNRDQGVKRNPNGEVPVGNLVDIDKTSVTKSLHRDSEREREKEGDGKAGGGGDANSGKDRGRKRDTEGARGEEEKRSCCSQKLKKVPQCHVELEQLSFSRTHNVLIDVNEFHHKMTLKPHSGRHVWHSDFVKMPCSPESLIKTGWVTSSERSRWEVVSKQLESLAKKTTASVGDVEKAIKKYNPKYEDQWSFDALHTFVQKSPKEEKFYMSVFPKIAELASSLPHYIKKAIPLLKKGQTQSITLSQSQIACLLANAFYCTFPHRNSPNPRAEYHNYPTINFNSLFEKWSERKREKLRALLHYFHTVTDPATRPSGLVTFERRYIRDRDMPHWGSCKETVPKLQVSSAGCIEEQGAGMLQADFACNMIGGGVLGSGLVQEEILFLMNPELIVSRLFTERLGDNECLFITGSQQFSQYSGYSDTFKWEGPHRDDFERDEWQRLHRQIVAMDALHFRHQREQYNMKQVTRELNKAYCGFKADDNTYPDFLPDIATGNWGCGAFNGDPKLKALVQLMAAARAKRGVAFFTFNNFILERELQDMHHLLVTHRTTVGELYELLVDYCAVIQLAHTHADLFDWIRNTLKHRSQL from the exons atgttcttagggtcgttgtcctgttggaaggttaaccttcgcccccagtctgaggtcctgagcgctctggatcaggttttgATCAAGATcgctttgtactttgctccgttaatctttcccttgatcctgactagtctcccagtccctgcctctgaaaaacatccccacagcgtgatgctgccaccaccatgcttccccgtag GTATTGCCGATCGTAACAACAGTTTCCAAATGAAAGCCGTCATGCAGAACAAGAACAGGGATCAGGGGGTTAAACGCAACCCAAACGGAGAGGTCCCTGTTGGAAACCTGGTCGACATTGACAAAACTTCGGTCACCAAATCACtgcacagagacagtgagagagaaagggagaaagagggggatggaaAGGCGGGTGGAGGAGGGGACGCAAATAGCGGGAAGGATAGAGGAAGGAAAAGAGACACGGAGGGAgcgaggggtgaggaggagaagaggtcGTGCTGCTCTCAGAAGCTGAAGAAAGTCCCTCAGTGTCACGTGGAGCTGGAGCAGCTGTCCTTCAGCAGAACTCACAACGTCCTCATAGAT GTGAATGAGTTCCACCATAAAATGACATTAAAACCTCATTCTGGACGTCATGTGTGGCACAGTGACTTTGTTAAGATGCCCTGTTCACCAGAAAGCCTCATCAAGACTGGATGG GTAACCAGCTCTGAGCGAAGTCGGTGGGAGGTGGTCTCTAAACAGCTGGAGAGTCTGGCCAAGAAGACCACTGCATCAGTGGGTGACGTAGAG AAAGCCATAAAGAAATACAACCCAAAGTATGAAGATCAATGGTCCTTTGATGCCCTGCATACCTTTGTTCAG AAATCACCCAAAGAAGAGAAATTCTACATGTCTGTTTTTCCTAAGATAGCAGAGCTGGCCTCCAGCCTGCCTCACTATATCAAGAAG gctatccCTCTACTCAAGAAGGGCCAGACTCAGTCCATCACGTTGTCCCAGAGTCAGATAGCTTGTCTGCTGGCCAACGCCTTCTACTGCACCTTCCCCCACCGCAACTCTCCCAACCCCAGAGCAGAGTACCACAACTACCCCACCATCAACTTTAAcag tCTGTTTGAAAAGTGgtctgagaggaagagagagaagctgagagCCCTCCTTCATTACTTCCACACTGTCACAGACCCAG CGACCAGGCCCAGTGGACTGGTGACCTTTGAGAGGCGCTacatcagagacagagacatgccCCACTGGGGGag ttGTAAGGAGACTGTTCCTAAACTCCAGGTCAGCTCAGCAGGCTGCATAGAGGAACAGGGAGCAGGGATGTTACAG gcgGACTTTGCCTGTAACATGATAGGAGGTGGAGTGTTGGGCTCAGGTCTGGTTCAGGAGGAGATTCTGTTCCTGATGAACCCTGAACTCATCGTATCTCGACTCTTCACTGAGAGACTAGGAGACAATGAGTGTCTCTTcatcacag gttcTCAACAGTTCAGTCAGTACAGTGGCTACAGTGACACTTTTAAGTGGGAAGGGCCTCACAGAGACGACTTTGAGAG GGATGAGTGGCAGAGGCTACACAGACAGATTGTGGCCATGGATGCTCTCCACTTCAGACACCAGAGAGAACAGTACAACATGAAACAGGTCACCAGGGAACTCAACAAG GCGTACTGTGGCTTTAAGGCAGATGACAACACTTACCCAGACTTCCTTCCTGACATCGCCACAGGAAACTGGGGCTGCGGAGCCTTCAATGGAGACCCCAAACTTAAAG CTCTGGTCCAGCTGATGGCTGCAGCCAGGGCCAAGAGGGGCGTGGCCTTCTTCACATTCAATAACTTCATCTTGGAGAGAGAGCTGCAGGACATGCACCACCTACTGGTCACACACAGAACTACAGTGG GTGAGCTGTATGAGTTGCTGGTTGACTACTGTGCTGTGATACAGTTGGCTCACACACATGCGGACCTGTTTGACTGGATCAGGAATACCCTGAAACACAGGAGTCAGCTGTGA
- the LOC139408452 gene encoding poly(ADP-ribose) glycohydrolase isoform X2, protein MLPPPCFPVGIADRNNSFQMKAVMQNKNRDQGVKRNPNGEVPVGNLVDIDKTSVTKSLHRDSEREREKEGDGKAGGGGDANSGKDRGRKRDTEGARGEEEKRSCCSQKLKKVPQCHVELEQLSFSRTHNVLIDVNEFHHKMTLKPHSGRHVWHSDFVKMPCSPESLIKTGWVTSSERSRWEVVSKQLESLAKKTTASVGDVEKAIKKYNPKYEDQWSFDALHTFVQKSPKEEKFYMSVFPKIAELASSLPHYIKKAIPLLKKGQTQSITLSQSQIACLLANAFYCTFPHRNSPNPRAEYHNYPTINFNSLFEKWSERKREKLRALLHYFHTVTDPATRPSGLVTFERRYIRDRDMPHWGSCKETVPKLQVSSAGCIEEQGAGMLQADFACNMIGGGVLGSGLVQEEILFLMNPELIVSRLFTERLGDNECLFITGSQQFSQYSGYSDTFKWEGPHRDDFERDEWQRLHRQIVAMDALHFRHQREQYNMKQVTRELNKAYCGFKADDNTYPDFLPDIATGNWGCGAFNGDPKLKALVQLMAAARAKRGVAFFTFNNFILERELQDMHHLLVTHRTTVGELYELLVDYCAVIQLAHTHADLFDWIRNTLKHRSQL, encoded by the exons atgctgccaccaccatgcttccccgtag GTATTGCCGATCGTAACAACAGTTTCCAAATGAAAGCCGTCATGCAGAACAAGAACAGGGATCAGGGGGTTAAACGCAACCCAAACGGAGAGGTCCCTGTTGGAAACCTGGTCGACATTGACAAAACTTCGGTCACCAAATCACtgcacagagacagtgagagagaaagggagaaagagggggatggaaAGGCGGGTGGAGGAGGGGACGCAAATAGCGGGAAGGATAGAGGAAGGAAAAGAGACACGGAGGGAgcgaggggtgaggaggagaagaggtcGTGCTGCTCTCAGAAGCTGAAGAAAGTCCCTCAGTGTCACGTGGAGCTGGAGCAGCTGTCCTTCAGCAGAACTCACAACGTCCTCATAGAT GTGAATGAGTTCCACCATAAAATGACATTAAAACCTCATTCTGGACGTCATGTGTGGCACAGTGACTTTGTTAAGATGCCCTGTTCACCAGAAAGCCTCATCAAGACTGGATGG GTAACCAGCTCTGAGCGAAGTCGGTGGGAGGTGGTCTCTAAACAGCTGGAGAGTCTGGCCAAGAAGACCACTGCATCAGTGGGTGACGTAGAG AAAGCCATAAAGAAATACAACCCAAAGTATGAAGATCAATGGTCCTTTGATGCCCTGCATACCTTTGTTCAG AAATCACCCAAAGAAGAGAAATTCTACATGTCTGTTTTTCCTAAGATAGCAGAGCTGGCCTCCAGCCTGCCTCACTATATCAAGAAG gctatccCTCTACTCAAGAAGGGCCAGACTCAGTCCATCACGTTGTCCCAGAGTCAGATAGCTTGTCTGCTGGCCAACGCCTTCTACTGCACCTTCCCCCACCGCAACTCTCCCAACCCCAGAGCAGAGTACCACAACTACCCCACCATCAACTTTAAcag tCTGTTTGAAAAGTGgtctgagaggaagagagagaagctgagagCCCTCCTTCATTACTTCCACACTGTCACAGACCCAG CGACCAGGCCCAGTGGACTGGTGACCTTTGAGAGGCGCTacatcagagacagagacatgccCCACTGGGGGag ttGTAAGGAGACTGTTCCTAAACTCCAGGTCAGCTCAGCAGGCTGCATAGAGGAACAGGGAGCAGGGATGTTACAG gcgGACTTTGCCTGTAACATGATAGGAGGTGGAGTGTTGGGCTCAGGTCTGGTTCAGGAGGAGATTCTGTTCCTGATGAACCCTGAACTCATCGTATCTCGACTCTTCACTGAGAGACTAGGAGACAATGAGTGTCTCTTcatcacag gttcTCAACAGTTCAGTCAGTACAGTGGCTACAGTGACACTTTTAAGTGGGAAGGGCCTCACAGAGACGACTTTGAGAG GGATGAGTGGCAGAGGCTACACAGACAGATTGTGGCCATGGATGCTCTCCACTTCAGACACCAGAGAGAACAGTACAACATGAAACAGGTCACCAGGGAACTCAACAAG GCGTACTGTGGCTTTAAGGCAGATGACAACACTTACCCAGACTTCCTTCCTGACATCGCCACAGGAAACTGGGGCTGCGGAGCCTTCAATGGAGACCCCAAACTTAAAG CTCTGGTCCAGCTGATGGCTGCAGCCAGGGCCAAGAGGGGCGTGGCCTTCTTCACATTCAATAACTTCATCTTGGAGAGAGAGCTGCAGGACATGCACCACCTACTGGTCACACACAGAACTACAGTGG GTGAGCTGTATGAGTTGCTGGTTGACTACTGTGCTGTGATACAGTTGGCTCACACACATGCGGACCTGTTTGACTGGATCAGGAATACCCTGAAACACAGGAGTCAGCTGTGA
- the LOC139408452 gene encoding poly(ADP-ribose) glycohydrolase isoform X3, whose translation MKAVMQNKNRDQGVKRNPNGEVPVGNLVDIDKTSVTKSLHRDSEREREKEGDGKAGGGGDANSGKDRGRKRDTEGARGEEEKRSCCSQKLKKVPQCHVELEQLSFSRTHNVLIDVNEFHHKMTLKPHSGRHVWHSDFVKMPCSPESLIKTGWVTSSERSRWEVVSKQLESLAKKTTASVGDVEKAIKKYNPKYEDQWSFDALHTFVQKSPKEEKFYMSVFPKIAELASSLPHYIKKAIPLLKKGQTQSITLSQSQIACLLANAFYCTFPHRNSPNPRAEYHNYPTINFNSLFEKWSERKREKLRALLHYFHTVTDPATRPSGLVTFERRYIRDRDMPHWGSCKETVPKLQVSSAGCIEEQGAGMLQADFACNMIGGGVLGSGLVQEEILFLMNPELIVSRLFTERLGDNECLFITGSQQFSQYSGYSDTFKWEGPHRDDFERDEWQRLHRQIVAMDALHFRHQREQYNMKQVTRELNKAYCGFKADDNTYPDFLPDIATGNWGCGAFNGDPKLKALVQLMAAARAKRGVAFFTFNNFILERELQDMHHLLVTHRTTVGELYELLVDYCAVIQLAHTHADLFDWIRNTLKHRSQL comes from the exons ATGAAAGCCGTCATGCAGAACAAGAACAGGGATCAGGGGGTTAAACGCAACCCAAACGGAGAGGTCCCTGTTGGAAACCTGGTCGACATTGACAAAACTTCGGTCACCAAATCACtgcacagagacagtgagagagaaagggagaaagagggggatggaaAGGCGGGTGGAGGAGGGGACGCAAATAGCGGGAAGGATAGAGGAAGGAAAAGAGACACGGAGGGAgcgaggggtgaggaggagaagaggtcGTGCTGCTCTCAGAAGCTGAAGAAAGTCCCTCAGTGTCACGTGGAGCTGGAGCAGCTGTCCTTCAGCAGAACTCACAACGTCCTCATAGAT GTGAATGAGTTCCACCATAAAATGACATTAAAACCTCATTCTGGACGTCATGTGTGGCACAGTGACTTTGTTAAGATGCCCTGTTCACCAGAAAGCCTCATCAAGACTGGATGG GTAACCAGCTCTGAGCGAAGTCGGTGGGAGGTGGTCTCTAAACAGCTGGAGAGTCTGGCCAAGAAGACCACTGCATCAGTGGGTGACGTAGAG AAAGCCATAAAGAAATACAACCCAAAGTATGAAGATCAATGGTCCTTTGATGCCCTGCATACCTTTGTTCAG AAATCACCCAAAGAAGAGAAATTCTACATGTCTGTTTTTCCTAAGATAGCAGAGCTGGCCTCCAGCCTGCCTCACTATATCAAGAAG gctatccCTCTACTCAAGAAGGGCCAGACTCAGTCCATCACGTTGTCCCAGAGTCAGATAGCTTGTCTGCTGGCCAACGCCTTCTACTGCACCTTCCCCCACCGCAACTCTCCCAACCCCAGAGCAGAGTACCACAACTACCCCACCATCAACTTTAAcag tCTGTTTGAAAAGTGgtctgagaggaagagagagaagctgagagCCCTCCTTCATTACTTCCACACTGTCACAGACCCAG CGACCAGGCCCAGTGGACTGGTGACCTTTGAGAGGCGCTacatcagagacagagacatgccCCACTGGGGGag ttGTAAGGAGACTGTTCCTAAACTCCAGGTCAGCTCAGCAGGCTGCATAGAGGAACAGGGAGCAGGGATGTTACAG gcgGACTTTGCCTGTAACATGATAGGAGGTGGAGTGTTGGGCTCAGGTCTGGTTCAGGAGGAGATTCTGTTCCTGATGAACCCTGAACTCATCGTATCTCGACTCTTCACTGAGAGACTAGGAGACAATGAGTGTCTCTTcatcacag gttcTCAACAGTTCAGTCAGTACAGTGGCTACAGTGACACTTTTAAGTGGGAAGGGCCTCACAGAGACGACTTTGAGAG GGATGAGTGGCAGAGGCTACACAGACAGATTGTGGCCATGGATGCTCTCCACTTCAGACACCAGAGAGAACAGTACAACATGAAACAGGTCACCAGGGAACTCAACAAG GCGTACTGTGGCTTTAAGGCAGATGACAACACTTACCCAGACTTCCTTCCTGACATCGCCACAGGAAACTGGGGCTGCGGAGCCTTCAATGGAGACCCCAAACTTAAAG CTCTGGTCCAGCTGATGGCTGCAGCCAGGGCCAAGAGGGGCGTGGCCTTCTTCACATTCAATAACTTCATCTTGGAGAGAGAGCTGCAGGACATGCACCACCTACTGGTCACACACAGAACTACAGTGG GTGAGCTGTATGAGTTGCTGGTTGACTACTGTGCTGTGATACAGTTGGCTCACACACATGCGGACCTGTTTGACTGGATCAGGAATACCCTGAAACACAGGAGTCAGCTGTGA